Genomic segment of Saccopteryx bilineata isolate mSacBil1 chromosome 9, mSacBil1_pri_phased_curated, whole genome shotgun sequence:
CAGGAGCAGCCTTTCCTTCCGAGGGGCCCGCATTCTTGTGGTCTTGAGTGGGCTTGGCTGTAGTTCAGGGCAGGGGAGAAGTGTTTATTCCTTGGCAGCGGCATCTTCAGGCTCCAGTGGTAGGTTTGACACAGGGTGATCCTAGAACGAGGGAGGCAAGATGGCCCGAGCCCCATCTGTGGAATCAAGTCTGTGCCTCTGGGCTGTACACCCACTACTATTCAGGTAATGGGTAGTACAGGCAGCCTTGGTTCATCTTCCCACCTGGAGGTGTTCTAGGGGACCAGCTGTCCCCCCAAAAAGCCCTGGTTTGTAGTGCTGACTGATGTCTGTGGTGTACATACCCCATTGTTGGGGTCAAGGTACCAACTCGATGCCACTGAATGTGGAGGTGGGATGAGATGTGCACAGTGGCTCCATTGAGCCGTTATCCGCCAGGTCTTACACCTCCACTGTGTTctatgttttttgtgggtttttttctatctgaagttggaaacagtcagactcccatatgcacctgaccaggatccacctggcatgcccaccagggggcaatgctccgcccatctggggtgttgctctgttgcaaccagagccattatagcgcctgaggcagaggccatggagccatccccagcgctagggccaaccttgctccaatggaaccttggctgcgagaggggaagaaagagagaggaaggagagggggaggggtggagaagcagatggacacttctgtgtgccctggccaggaatcaaacccaggactcctgcacgccaggccgatgctctgccactaagccaaccggccagggcctgtgttctgTGTTTTGAGGAGGCAAGAAAGCCTGGTGGTAAGAGCATGGGCCCAGAGTCAGGCTGCTTAGTCTGCAATGGCAGCTCTGTCTCTGGCTTGGGCAGTGCCCCAGTCTGCCCTCGATTCCTCTCCTGTCAAGTGAGGAAAACAAGACTTGGTGGGCTGATAGCAGTAAGCAGTATCTGGGAAACCAGGTATCTGGGGATGGGCTGAGTAGGCAGCTAGGGCCCCTGGGTAAGTGCAAGGCCAGAATGGGGTGGGCAGGTACTGCTTTGAGGACAAGTAGTACTGGCTGGTTTAACAAAAGTCAACACATCTGCTGAGGTGTATGAGGTGCGGCCACTACTGTTAATGCTATCTTTCATGCTCAAAAGTTCAGAGAGACACTTTCCAGATATAAGGGTCACATCTTAAGGTTCTGACACTTGTGAAAAATGATCACACATGCTGGGAGTTCGTGCCAACTCAGACTTCCCATCTGGCTGTTGCAGTATTCCCTATAGAACAGAACCCAGAGCTCTGGGGGTTTTGCTGGGGACCCTTCAGGGATCTGGTAAGTGACTGCCATCCCCCCATGTGAATGAGGATGTCAGGGAAGGGTGGGGAACAGGGACACCTTGTTCCTGCTCATCAACCTGTTCAACTTCTGAGGCAAAAGGGAATTTTTCTGAAATCAACAAGGTGATGTCATGTTAGGGAAAGTGTGTCCCAGGTGGCTGGCCAGAGGCATGTGGCTGTGGCCCCATTTGCCCCACCCCCTGGACACACCTCTGCTGGCTGAGGGTGACATAACCCTGTTCCCTGTCACTCTGTTCCCGCTTATCTCCCGCCTTTTCGGCGCCACCACCTTCTTGGAAATGAGTTAGGACAAAGGGGAGGGGGCTTAGCACCCCCGCCTCCCCAGCAGGCCCCATAAAAGCAACTATAACAGCCCAGACACCAGAATGGTCCCAGACCTAACATCAGGACAGCCAGACAGGCACAATGACACTGAAGGTGTGGATCCAGGCTGCCTGtgtcctgctcctgctcctggccagcctgaccagtgcCTCAGTTCTGCACCAGGTGAGAGCCCACGGCCTGGCCCCAGCGGGCCGCCAGGACTGGAGAGGCAGGCCCTGGGAGGGGACGCTGAGGGCCACTGGAGACCCCCAGGACAGGGCAGAGCACAAGGCAGGCAAAAGGGATGGGCAGCTGCTTCAAGGACAGAGATAGGGTCCGAgtggcaggggctgggggccTGGAACTAGTGCCACagttatttattgagtgtctactcTGTGTAAAGTCTGTTTTAGATGGTGGGAGGATCAAACAATGAACAGGTAGATGAGAGATTTTTGCTCTCATGGTGCTTAAAATCTGGTCAGGGAATTAGTCAAAAAATATAAGTTCATGGTGTttattaacaaaaaacaaaaaattgtagTAGAGTGACCATGGTGGTAGTGGGGGTGGCAGAGCTTTAGGTGGGATCAAGAGCTAGCAGTCAAGCAGGAATGTTTTGTGAGAAGCAAAGACCCCAGGTGGGGCAAGCGTGGTATACTGGATGATCAGAGGCTTTAGAAGGGGAGGTGGTGGTGCTTGGAGATGAGCTCAAGGGATGGGCATGCCAAGTCTTACGGGCAATCAGTACAAACACTGATACTCCTCCAAAGGCAGGAAGAGCCCTGCAGGCTTTTCTAATGGGTAAAGCCACAATCTGACTGACCATGCGTGGGGGGTGGATTGTAGGGTCAAGAAGGAGGGAAATTTGTTATGGGTGAAGGCTGGCGCCCAGGACGGGGACAGATGTCCCAAAGAAGAGTGGCAGCTGAGGAGGGAGCCGGGGACCTGGGTTGTTTGTAGGAAGAAGATTGCCTGTGGGAAGGTgaggaaaggctggaaaacaaggCTTCCAGCTGAGCACCAGACACTGACCCCTGAAGAGGCCTGGGTTGGTGGGGACAATTCTGAGACCTCTGCTGGGCCTCCTGCCATCCTCAATACCTCTTCTGTTTTCGCAGACAAAACAGCTTGCAGACACTCAGCCCCAGGacacagctggagccacagctggTTTGACGGTGAGAACACCTGGGCCTTCCTTTGGAGCCCCCACAGCCTTCCCTGGGCCCCAGCCATtcactcttccttctttcttatagCCTGGGCTCCAGAGGCTGTGGCGGCGAGACACCCACTTCCCCATCTGCATCTTCTGTTGCGGCTGCTGTTCTAAGTCAAGGTGTGGATTCTGCTGCAAGACATAgagcctccctgccctcccctcactcccttaTTTATTCCTGCCACCCTCCAATGCTTGGTAAATGGTCTTGGAATAAAATAACTGGTTCTagcttttattttccaaatcagAATGTCTCTGATGCCCTTTCTTTCTGCCAAAGGCCTGTGCCAAAAGCTTGTTCTGACCACTGTCTTGTAAGGGCCAATACTTGATGGAATGTGGGAGATTGGTGTGTACTGGGGTTGCAGGGAAGCTTGGTGAAGGAAATatgttttctccccccccctttttttctctttcttttagcgagaggaacagacagacagacaaacaggaagggagagagatgagaagaatcaacttgtagttgcagcactttagttgttcattgattgcttctcattctcatatgtgccttgaccagggggcttcagctgagccactgaccccttgctcaagccagtgaccatgggctcaagccagtgaccttgaactttaagccagggacctttgggctcaagccagtgacctcagggtttcgaacctgggtcctcagcatcccaagttgactatccactgcgccaccacatggtcaggctgttctttaaGCTCCACTTCAAAAGACCTAGAATTTTTGTTGCCAAAGCAGGGAATGAAAACTAGACAAAGTTTCTTCTCCTTAAAGTCTTGAAACAGGTGACAAACCCCGTCAGGTCTGGGTTCTATATAAGGTTTCAGGGGCAGACACTAACACATTACTAGCCTCTTTCACTCTCATTTTCATGAGTGTACACGGGGTTTTCCAGAAGCTCTGTGACACATGATGATATCATCCCTCTAATGGCTAAAGGGTTGTGGCTGGTGCTTTAAAAACTTCCCAattttgccctggctgaatagctcggttggttggagcatcctcccaaagcacaggggttgctggttcgatctctggtcagggcacatacaggaacaggttgatgttcctgtctctctcttcctctctcaccgaaatcaataaattaaaattaaaaaatttttccagTTTCAATTTCTAATATGTTAAGCAGCTATACATATAACCCACTTAAATGACAAAATTTTGAAAACCTTAATAATTTTGCAAAAAGGGTCCCTGATATGATGCAGTAAATGAATGAGGTGTGGATTTGTTTCATAGGAGCATTTTAATCTCTTGATAGGGACACACTTTGCAAATGATACACATAAGAGAATACTGTTCACCTCCACAAAGAATTAAGGTCCCTCCCATTCTTAAAAAATGTATCTCTCTCAATTTATCTGATTTCCCCACTTTTGATCGAAACAGATATTCCTTCACTACCTTTTCGCCCATAAGAAAACatcagcaaaaaaacaaaaacaaaaacaaaaaacatcagcAATAGTGTGATGATAAAGGTCAATAGTGTGTATGACGGGAAGTGGGGAGGCCTATATCCCCGTCTAGAGGGGACTCCTGAGGGTGGCTGCCATGCTCAAAGGCACACCAAACATGACTAGAGCTTCTTTTCCAGAGGAGGtggtagttcttaattttttatgaaatttcttgatttttaaaattttggcaaCTGATTAAaagaattagatttttaaaaatcaaaactgtgAGTCAAGCTAAACCCAAATGGGAGCTGGATCAGTCTGGTGACCCACAAACTTCTGCCTCCTGCCTTTGAAGCCATGAAAGATCCCCTGAgagaggattttcttttcttttttaaaaatttatttattttagagaagggagggagggagagagagagaacgggagaggagcaggaagcatcaactcccatatgtgccttgaccaggcaagcccggggtgttgaaccagcgacctcaatgttccaggtcaacattttatccactgtgccaccacaggtcaggctgagagagGATTTTCTGAACTGAGACTGAGGGCTGGGGAGAGGAAGGCAAGTGGGAGAGCCTGGCCTCCTGATTGCTGTTGGATCTCGCAGGCATCTTCTCCCAGCCCCGCCTCCTCCTGTGTAAAAGGACAGAAGTATCTCTACAGTTCCCAGCTGATTGGGCTATTGAGCGGCTCAGCAAGGAATGAATGAGAAAGAGTTTTGGAAACTGTCAAATGTGGCATTGGACTCTGGGACCCCCTCGTTAAATACCTGGGAGGTGGGAAAGCTGAAattactaaattcatttaatgGCTCTGAGTACTGTTCGCTCACCTTAGCAAGTTCTCCAGGTGGGCCTGGAGTGAGAGACCGGAGTGCCGAGTGCCGAGTGCCGTGCTCCTGACTCAGCAGGTTTGGGGTGGGGCTCTAGAACTTGCATTTTTAACCAGCTGGGCGCCACACTTTGAGGACTCCTGGTACAAAGCTTCCAACTCTGGCTGAGGGCAGCAAGTGCCTGCCTCTCGGCTGGACCGAGCGCCAGCTTCCCCTCGAGAGCATTAAGCAAGGGGGCCTGAGGGCCTGATTCTGCCCTTCCGTGGATTTTACTTTGTCTGCACGGTATCTCAGATAAAATTGGATTAAATCTAAAAAGCAAGGTATTCcacataaaaatcttttttttttttttttttcagagacagagagagagtcagagagagggatagacagacaggaatggagagagatgagaagcatcaatcaccagtttttcgttgtgacaccttagttgttcattgattgctttctcatatgtgccttgaccgtgggccctcagcagactgagtaaccccttgcttgagccagcgaccttgggtccaagctggtgagctttgctcaaaccagatgaacccacactcaagctggcaacctcggggtcttgaagctgggtcctccgcatcccagtccgacgctttatccactgcacttccgcctggtcaggccacatagaaATCTTAACTCCTGATGTTATGGGTCAAGCTGTGTCCCTTCCTCCAAATTTCTAAGTTGAAATTTTAACTTCCAGAACCTCAGATTGTGAacttatttggagatagggtctttagaGAGatcatcaagttaaaatgaggtcattagggtgggttcTAACCCCACAGAACTGGTGATTTTATTATaagaaggggaaatttggacGCAGAGACCCTTGCACAGGGAGAATGCCCTGTGAACATGAAGATGGTcatccacaagccaaggagagaggccagaAGGAACGGAATGGACCTTTCCTCACAGGCCTCAGATGCCACCCGATGCCAGCACGTTGACTCAGACCTCCAGACTCCAGCACAGTGATATGGTGAACTCTCTGTGAGCCGTGCAGTTTGTGGTAGTTTGTCATGGTAGCCCTGGCAAacgagcacccctgccttgtctgAGGGTGGGACGACCTGGCAGGCTCCTCTTCCTTCTGGGCAGGTGCCCTCCAGTCCCCCAGCCTGCTGTGGGCTGGACCCCAGAGTGTTGGGATTTCAGAGATAGTTGCCAGGGCTGTTTGTAGAACTCACTCGCCTGTGCATCCTTCTCCTAGGGGGAACCTTCAGTTTACACCCACAGAAGAGATGTGCCCCCCAAACCGCAGACACACGAGCCCTGGGGGAGGTGCTGACACTGAAGGCTATGACATATGCGTACCCCAGGATCATGGTGTCCTCCCCCAAAGCCCAGGCACCAGGCCCCTCTCTTGTCCAGGACCCAGGCGTTCAAGCCCCACCCCACTCTCAATGGGCCTTTGTCCCTAACTGGGAAAGGCACGGGCAGAGTCTGACATCATGAAgcctgaggtgggggtgggactctccctccccactccatCCAGCCTTCTCCGACTCCTCAATTCCCTGTCCGAGGGATTCCCCACCCATAACCccccccatccacccacccagctTCTCCCTTGGGAAAAaggccctcctcccctccctccctcatttcgCACTGCTCTGGCCTAAAGGACAGAAGATGTCCCAGTGTGACGAGCAGCTCGTGGTCAAGCTACTACTACACTTAATTACACCACTGCCAGCTCCTCACCACCACTTTGCAAAAATCATGACCAATGGGAGGCTGGGTGGCAGGCGATCACTGTGGAACCTGCCCACAGAGGGTCGCCATGCAGCTCAGAGTCAGCACAACCCTCACTGAGCACCCTCTGGGCACTAGGTTCTGTTCTAGGAGATACAGGGTGAgtaaggcagagacagacagatagaaattcTGCCCTCTGGAAGCTCTGGGCTAGTGGGAAAAAAGCTCATTGATAGTGCAGGAGGGTGATGCGCCGAGAGCTATGGAAGGACAgggacacatttatttatttttattttattttagtgagaggaggggctgcagagacagactcctgtatgtgccctgactgggatccagtcGGCCaggccactagggggcggtgctctgcccatctggggcattgctctgtggcgaccagagccattttttagcttctgatatggaagccatggagccatcctcagtgcctaggaccgatcgagccatggctgcaggaggggaggagaagagagagagagagagaagtgagagggggagggatggagaagcagatgggcgcttctgtgtgccctggccaggaatcgaacccaggacatccacatgcctggctgatgctctaccactgagccagggcttcAGGGCCACATTTACATGAAGGGGCTTTGGCATGGTGAGAAGGCAGGCAGGCTTCCAGAGCAAGTGGCATCCACTCAGGGAGCGGTAGCGAGGGTGGAGTGGGGTAGGATGAGATAGGGGAGCTCTCCAGGAGGAAggggcaagtgcaaaggcccctGGGCAGAAGGTGCAACAGGTATTGGATGGACACATTCTTGTAACCACTCTGCATTTGTGAAGCTTAACTGAGCCAGGAGCCATTCTACAAGCTGGATAAGCAGGGAATGAGTAGGCAAAACCCTTGTTTTCCAAGAGATCATATTTTCATGAGGGGAGACAATCAATACCTTAGGTCATTTCCAATGACAAGAAGAGCCTTGGAGAAAATAGACCAGGATTCAGGCACCAAATGTGACCCAGGGAAGTGACTGACTATAAGGGAGAGTGGAGGTGACACTGAAGCCAAACATGGTGAGGCACTGTCTCCTCCTCCTACCCACAGCGGCCTCTGTAGCCTCTCATGACAAGGGCTATACCTGTAGTTGCCGCCAAGATTCTAGGAAAACCCCTTCTGTTTCTCAGTCAGTTCAGAGATGTTAGAATGCCCTCCCAAGGCCTCAGAACCAGGGTGCACAAAGATGGAAGAGGGGGAACAAATGAGGCAACCCCCCATCCCCTCCAGGAAGGAGCTAGTAGAACCCAGGCATCAGGCTGCCCAGTTGAGCAGCGGTGACAAGGGCCcctttgtgcccccctcccccggggCACAGGGAGGAGCTGGGCCCTGGAGGCAGGCAGCCCCTGGCAcccagggggaggggagcggcCAGCAAGTGGGGGCCTAGACCCTGGGAGGTCAGGGGACTGTGAGCTGGGCTCAGGAGCAGAGGGTGCAGACACAAGAGCATCCTGGTGAGTATGTGGCCGCCCAgaggggccagggccagggtgggagtggagggcagggctgagaggtGGGAGCGAGGGTCAGGGCTGAGAGGGTGGAGCAGGGGCAGCAGAAGCACATGCAAGGTGAAAATGGCCACTGTGAACTGCCACTAATTTAGGAAGGGGAAGGTTGTTCTTTAGGACTTTGTAATGAGCTGGGACCATGGCAGGACAGTGGCAAAGTGGCaagactttgagaagaaactgcagagagagagaaccaagGACCCCTCTCAGTACCCGATGTGGTGGGGGCTCTGCAGGAGCAGCTGCCCTGGGGCTTCCAAGTTAGGGGCAGATGTGGTGGAAatagctgggggctggggggaaaGGGGGCTGGTGCCCAGGTGATTAGACCCCAGCATTTTGCCCTCTGGGAGAGGATGGGGAAATGGGCTGTAAGTGAGAAATTCCAACACCTGGGAAAAcaacaaggtgtgtgtgtgtgtgtgtgtgtgtatacgcgCCTGCATGCCCATATGCATGCACTTCCCCTCCTGGGTGGTCTAAATTTACGTAAGAGTttgtcaacttttattttattacactCCACTAAAGAAAATCTTTAGACCTGTTTTTCCTAAATCCCACCCCTATGAATTTCACTACTCTAGATATGCTCTACATGTTTATGTACTGTGGCCCTGGAGGGAGTCACAAACCACTGTCGAAGCTAAGGTTTTTCTGGCCCCCTTCTCAAGAACCAGTTTTCACTTCCATTAAGAATGCTTGGTCTGCATGACTGCTCCACATGTCTGCTCAGGCCCCGTACCTCCGCTGTACAGGAGCAAGCATGGCATCTGTCCTGTGTCCGTCAGCTGTCTGGGCGGGTCTGCCCGCAGCTACCCCTCAGTGTGGGTATGCGGGCCCGCGTGTCTTCGTGAGCATGTCATGCAGTCAGGTCCACGTACATGCCTGAATACTGTGCCCATGTCGGTGCAGGTGCCAggcgggcaggcgggcaggcGGTGCAGGTGCGCACCTGTGCCTGTGTGCCAGCGCGGGGCTCTCAGTGCCTGTTTGTGTGTGCAGGGTCCTGACCAGGTGTCTGCACGAACCCCTGTGGTACAAGCCTGCTCCGCTGGCTGGGTCTAGCTCTATCATATTTCCTAGCAGCATTTGCATGTGTCTGACTGTGTATGCATTTGCGTCCGTGGGAAGAGGGTGGTGAAGGCTGGAAAAGCAGCTATTTGGAAAACCCTGCTCCAACCCTAAGGGGACCCACAGAGCAGCCGAGTGCCAGGGTCTCCCAACCCCTGGTCCTTCCTGGCTCCATGTAGAGTCCAGTCAGGAGTGCAGACTTCTCTCACTCTACCTACCCCAGGAGTCCCCTGGGATGTGGCACCCTCCCTTGAGGGAACAGGGCTCTTTTGTGCTGGGCGACTGGCCTCTAATGAGGGTGGGGACAGCAGGGGCCGTCTGTGGGGTGGGAGCAGGCGGCAGGAATTCACGCGGCATGTTGGGAATGCTGATGTTGTGAAACCCAGTCATTGATGGCACCCGGTCCCTGCCTGCCACCCCCAGGCCTCACCCCACTCACCACAGCCCCCTCCCCGCCAATGCTCTGTCActcccttttccttccccagTTTTCCCTGGTAGCTTGGTGGAGGGGGACTTGACATAGAGTAATTCCCAGGCTGTGTGGGAAGCTCCCAAGCATCCATGGGCAGCCTTACAATAGGCCACAACTCATAGCAGAcgctgaaagagaagaactgggGCTGCTCCAGCTCCTGTCCCCTTGCACCTGTCTGACTCGTGCTCCGGGTTG
This window contains:
- the HAMP gene encoding hepcidin gives rise to the protein MTLKVWIQAACVLLLLLASLTSASVLHQTKQLADTQPQDTAGATAGLTPGLQRLWRRDTHFPICIFCCGCCSKSRCGFCCKT